GCTATTCTTCAATCCGGCAAAAAATATATTGAATTCTCCCAGCAAGTCGGAAGAACCCTTGCGAAAAGCAACCCCCATGCGTTGTTCTTCTGAAACGGGCCCGATAACCTTCAGCGAATCTCCCCACATATCAAGAGCTACAAGGGCATCAGGAACATCGATAAGCGAAACATCGGCCAGCCCCTTAAGCAGTGCCGGGGCAAGATCGTTCACTTCACCGGGAAAATTAAGGACATCAGAGGTTGTGTGCTTAAAACCGTAAAGAGCCGGGTCGAGGCAGGTTTTCTCCTTACCCATAACCAAATGCCCCTTTATGGCAGCTTTGACCTTTTGGATAGCTTCATCAATATTGCCCCCACGCTTAATGGGGGACATGGGAAAATCTTTACGGGCAAGACACAGGATCTGAGTAGGGAATGTCGGCGTAGAATAATCAACTATTTTTTTCCGCCATTTGAGGATGGTCAGCCCGGTGGCAATCACATCCCCCCTGATCTCTGCCCGACCAAGAAGTTTTACATCATCACCAACGGGGTAAACATGGCTCCCGGTCAAATCCCCGAACACCCTTGCCCAATTGGAGGGCACAAATTCATAACCGACACCCAGATGGCGGGCAAAACGCTGCATCAGCTCTACATCAAGACCGGATTGCTGTGCAGTTACAAAGTTTGCATAAGGGATACCGAGATGACGCAATGCACCTCTTTCTTTAATCTCACTTAGGTCAGAGGCAAAAACATGCGAAGCTGAAGCTGAAAAAAGAAAACAAAGAGCGCAAAGTAAATTTAAAACCAGCACTGAGTTTCTTGACCGCATAGCCCAAGTATATGACAAATTTAAGTCCCCTCTCAATTTATATACTCAGCTCTCGCTAACGTTATACGGAGAACTTATCAACACAAACATTCGCACTTTAGAAACTCAAGCAGCATTATAAATACATTAATTTTTTAAAAGTCAACTCGTTACTCTAAAGATCAAAAAAGCAACATCAATTCACTGTGTACGCCCCGCCAGGCTCAACTTTCTGTACTGTAGAATTAGAAATGGTAAACCAGAGGAATTCACTGAATTTAGTACCAGCCTCGTTTTTTTCAGTATATGTGCAGCCCACCAGCCAGCCGGCATCAGTGTAATAACAATCGGTAGCAGATTCCATCTGCAATGTTTCCGGATACATGGAATTCTTACGCAGATATGTTTCTACTTCAGGATAAAATTTACTATCCGCTGAAAGTTTCGGTTTGGGACCGAATTTTTCTAATTCCTTCATGAAATCATCATACTTTTCCCGGTAACGCTCATATTTACTTTTATAGAGCTTCTCTCCGGGATTGAGCTGCATCAACTCCTCATAAATATCCATATTGGCCTTGAAATCTCGGACCGGAAGGACTTGCGCCTGAGCATACAATTTACGCTCCAGCCTTTTGCGCAATTTCTTGTCGTATCCCTTCAATTCCTTATTGTACTTGCTGTTCTCAGGATTAAGATCAGCTAATTCGCCATAATACTTGGCAAGTTCGGCATAGTTCCACTTGGAGGTCCTTTCAATGCGTTCAAGCAGGTCCTTTTCCGTGGCAAGATGAATCATGGCCCGCAACTCATCGTTCATGAGTTCCTTGTTCTGCTCGGCAACGGTCAGGGCAGTTTCGGCATTACCGGTTTCAATAAGCCTTTTCATGGACTCAATTACTTTGGCCCTCTGCCCGTCCTGTTTTTCAGTAAGGATACGTTCCTGTTCAACCCTGTTCTGCTCGGCAATTCGGGCTTTTTCCTCAGCAACAGACTGCTGCACAGTAAAAACAGTGTACCCGGCAGCAATAAGGAGAATCCCTCCGGCAATACCGCCCAGCAAAATCTTCCGCGACTGAATAAATTCTTTGATGGTTTCCATGTTCATGGCAGCAAAGATACGGATAGCGCATTTACCCGTCAACAAAACATCCGTCCAAATCCAGTTTTTTGTTTTATCCTCTAAACAATTCTTAAGGTAAGCCGATATGATTCATATGGAAGGAAAACGGTCATGCAAATAAACGGATCAGCACTAAAGAGCAATTACGGAGCTCCGACTTTACTGGACAACGGTCCTCCGCTTTTGGGCGGGAGCCGGACTTCGGGCGTTAGAGCGACGCGCCTGAATGTTTCGGCCTCGCCCGTAAATACTGCTGATCAATTTGCAGAACTGATCGCTCAAAAGGCCGTTAATCCGGACAAAACAGGCGAAAATCAGAAAGGGGCCGAGGGAGATTTTCAAAATCCCAAGGACCCTTCTGATCTGGCCGGAGCACTCGCCAGTGCTGCCGACTTCATAGAAGGAAAATTCGGCCACGAAGCCGCAACCGCTTTCAAAGGTATTGTCATTGCCAATTCAGGGGACCAGATTACTGAGGAATCTCTGAGTAACGGCTTGTTGAAATCCGTCCAGTTCATTGACCGCAACTTCGGCTTTGCCGCCGGAGATCAGGTTATGGATAATTTCAACTCCAATCTCAACAATGCCATGAATGAATACTTTGAGAACGGGTTGCAGGAACACTTTTTTGCAGTTAGTCCCGATTCCGGAGTACAGACCACCCTGCAAAACACTTTTGCACAAGTCAGCGAACAATTCGGGGAAGCCACAGCTGAAAGCATCAAAAGCCTGATTAAAGAAGTTCTCGAAGATGAAGGAAAGAGCCTTGATTCCCTTAAAAAAGGACTTGATAAAGGTTTATCCGAAGCAGAGAAGAACAATCCCGGCATCACAGACCTCACCGCTCCACTTGCTGCCGGTGAAATCATGGATAAACTGCAATCAGGCAGTTCTGTCGCAGCACCTCCACCCGGCTCCGTATTGAATATTTCTGTTTAAGGGATAGCAATTTTAAAAATATACTTGAATTTATTTTGGTATCCGCTAAATCATTTCGTATAATCCTCTCTCGTATTCCCTCTGTTTAGCTGTCAAAACCGGACTAAATCGGTCTTATTTACTGTTCAAGACTGTTTTTTTTTGCTAACAAAAGGAATCCAGTTCAATAAGCACTAAACGGAGGAGTAAGGATATGAGCTTTTTCTGGTTTTTCTTCGGTCTCGCGATGACTATTGCTGCTATTGCCTTTATTAAAGCAGGTAGCACTGAGGACTAGTCATTACGATTAACGGGGTTGCCCGTTACCATTTTTTAAAAGCCCGCTTTGTGCGGGCTTTTTTTATGCTCTACTTTCAGGTAATTGTTCATATATTCTTAATGGCAAAAGAAACACTACGGAAAAAACGTGAGCAGACAGAACATACTTGACCAATTAAATAAACACAGCCATGCATGGCGGGTTGTGCCCAGCTTCATTAAGAATGATCAGGGCGAACCTGAATTCGAAATGCTGCTGGCAAATGCGGAAATGAAGGACCCCGGAACAGCTTCCCTTAATTTCCGGGAAACCCGTTGCGGGGGCTTTGAATATGCATCAAGAGCCTTTTTGCACGCCCACCTGCAACCGGGAGACCTGTTCATTGATGTTGGTGCCCATTTCGGACTCTACACCCTGACCGCTGCCAAAAAATTCCCGGACCAAATCAAAGTACTGGCCATTGAACCGCACCCGGACAACCTTAAACGACTGGCCATGTGGTGCGAATTTAACGAGTGCCAGCAGAATGTAAAGATTGCCCAATGCGCTGCATCATCACAGAGCGGACAAAGTAAGCTAATCCAGAATTCATCCATGGGCCACAGTCTTGTCCCCCAGCCGGGCAACAGAAGTCAGGGGGAGCCTATCCCGGTCCGGCTTGAAACATTGGACAACATTACCCGTCAAGCCGGTTACATGGATTCCGGGGAACGTATTTTCCTGAAAATCGACACCGAAGGACATGAACTGGCAACCCTCATGGGTGGATTGGAACTGCTAAAAACAGGCCGGGTAGCCGCCGTCATCTGGGAAAAAGGACACTTCCACAACTCGGAAAAAGGCATCAAGGAATTCACAGCCATCATGGGACTGCTGCGCGACATGGGCTACGAATCGTACCGCTTCCCCCACGAGGATATGGGCGGACCGCTGGTTCCCTATTCCCCAAGCCATGAGCTGTGCAACGTCATCAGTATCGACAAATCACTGACCCCGCTGCCGGTGTATGAACAACCGTGGAAAGCACACGCAGTGATGTCCTCCAGCATGCGTCCCCCTGTTTCTGAAAATTTCATGATCGGCTTCACTCAGCAGCTGATCAAAGAAAAGAAAACCGACTGCGGACGCTGGTCCAGCTGGAATATGCTGGGCAATGAAGCTGATTTACGGGCAGGTATGGCCGGGCAGCTGGTTCCTGAAAACAGTTCCGTGCTTGATGCCGGGGCAGGAGTAATGCTTTTGCGGGATTATATTCCGGAAAGCAGCACCTACATTCCACTGGATATTGTGGCCCGCAACCGCAAAACCATTGTGGCCGACCTTAACCAGCAGCAATTCCCGGAACAGAATTTCGATGTAATCTGCGCACTGTTCCTGCTTGAGTTTATACACGAACCGCAGATATTTTTTGATTGGGCTTTCAGCCATGCTGAAAAAATGATCTTCACCTACCATCCGTTTATGCCG
This window of the Desulfovibrio sp. JC022 genome carries:
- a CDS encoding transporter substrate-binding domain-containing protein → MRHLGIPYANFVTAQQSGLDVELMQRFARHLGVGYEFVPSNWARVFGDLTGSHVYPVGDDVKLLGRAEIRGDVIATGLTILKWRKKIVDYSTPTFPTQILCLARKDFPMSPIKRGGNIDEAIQKVKAAIKGHLVMGKEKTCLDPALYGFKHTTSDVLNFPGEVNDLAPALLKGLADVSLIDVPDALVALDMWGDSLKVIGPVSEEQRMGVAFRKGSSDLLGEFNIFFAGLKNSGEYREMVLKYYPGVFEYYGDFFEE
- a CDS encoding FkbM family methyltransferase gives rise to the protein MSRQNILDQLNKHSHAWRVVPSFIKNDQGEPEFEMLLANAEMKDPGTASLNFRETRCGGFEYASRAFLHAHLQPGDLFIDVGAHFGLYTLTAAKKFPDQIKVLAIEPHPDNLKRLAMWCEFNECQQNVKIAQCAASSQSGQSKLIQNSSMGHSLVPQPGNRSQGEPIPVRLETLDNITRQAGYMDSGERIFLKIDTEGHELATLMGGLELLKTGRVAAVIWEKGHFHNSEKGIKEFTAIMGLLRDMGYESYRFPHEDMGGPLVPYSPSHELCNVISIDKSLTPLPVYEQPWKAHAVMSSSMRPPVSENFMIGFTQQLIKEKKTDCGRWSSWNMLGNEADLRAGMAGQLVPENSSVLDAGAGVMLLRDYIPESSTYIPLDIVARNRKTIVADLNQQQFPEQNFDVICALFLLEFIHEPQIFFDWAFSHAEKMIFTYHPFMPGKDVSKRRAAGFFNDFNINELKLMVEKSGWKNVLITDITFGQVCFECLK